ACCCTGTGGTCAGGTGGTTAGGCAGGATGTTTCTCATGGCCTGAACCCCCATGGAATGTTTCACTTTGACCAAGGTCTGCAAAATAGCAAACAGCTTACACAATTGTGCAGTTTGGACTAACAGGCGACCCTACCCATGCTCTTCTTCTTCCTCATAGATCCCTACCCTATGATTCCACCTTGTTCTTCTCTGGCACAAACCCCTTCTTCAACCTGCATTCCTTCTCATAAAGACCCCTTGCTATTCAGTCTCTATCCTACTCACCCAAAATAATGTCTTTCTGGCCTCTCCCTGTTTTCTTAACAGATGCAGGAGACACCAAACAGGGACTTAGCCCCCAAACAGagtttgaaaaagacaaaaacatcagAATATCCAACATTATTAATGTTTCCCTACAAGaagtttaagaaaataagttCAAGTCAAGTGGAGAATTACCAATCCCCAGGGAACACCATCTATCCAAttcaagaggaggaggaggaagacctAGATTCATTTGAAGGATCTTCACAGGAGGGTGGGGAGGACTAGTCTCACATGGAGAAGCCACATTGGTCAAATCCTCACCACCGATGGCAATGATTACAATAAAATCAAGTTGGAGGAGCTGATGATTGTGTATATCTCTGCCTGTTTTCTGAAGGTggtgaagaaaggaagggaagatgtAGGCATTTCAGAAGGGAGGGATATGAGATCCTGTAGGGTTGGTGGACAGATCCACATGTTGACAGTTAGCCCCACATTGTAAATAAGGACCGGGGGAGAATTGATTCCTGGAaacaaattttcttcttaaaattttatctcacaagatagaaagaaaaggacTTGGTGTTTCTTGGAGCGTGTGAATAGGTAGAAGGGCATATAAAAAGATATGTATTGTGtgtaggtgacagtgagactctttcCAGAATGAAGACATCAAAATCACCACCTCCAGGCCACATACCTCATAGTGGTGTGGGTTGTAACTCACCCAAGGCTGTGAGCCACTGAAGCCCCTCAAAAGGACCAAAAACCTCCACCCTACATAAAGTAAGACAGCAtgtcacacacataaaaataatggtGTTTGGAGGCCATGGTCCCAATACTAGGGCATTTCCTAGTTAAGAAACACCAGATGGAGCAGAAGCCTACCAAGTGTGGGACACTGGGAGTGGCCATTGTCTACTGCAGGCAATAAACGAAAACATAGTCTACAGAGAAATTGAATACAATTATACAAGTAAAAGTTGgtattttctttatcactttCATAcactagcatttcttttttctttttcttttttatttatctttttattacattttaagttctggggtacatgtgcagaacctacaattttgttacataggtatacatgcgccatggtggtttgctgcaaacCACCCATCCAAAcgacccatcaacccgtcatctacattaggtatttctcctaatgctatccctgccctaGCCCCTCACCCGCTGACAGGCCCTGTCATGTGATGTTCATCTCCCGGTgaccatgtgttcccattgttcaagtctcatttatgagtaagaacatgtcgtgtttggttttctgttcttgtgttagtttgctgagaattctGGTTTTCAGTTTcgttcatgtccctgcaaaggacaagaactcatccttttttatggctgcatggtattccatggtacatatgtGCCATATTatgtttatccagtctatcattgatggacatttgggttggttccaagtctttgctattgtgaatagtgccacaataaacacatgtgtgcatgtgtctttatagtagaatgatttgtaatcctttgggtatatacccattaatgggattgctcagtcaaatggtatttctacttctagatccttgaggactcgccacactgtcttccacaatggttgaactaattttcactCCCACTAACagggtaaaagcattcctatttcttcacatcctctccagcatctgttgtttcctggctttttaatgatcaccattctaaatggcatgagatggtatctcattgtggttttgatttgcatttctctaatgaccagtgatgatgagatttttttcatatgtttgttggctgcataaatgtcttctttcaagaagtgtctgttcatatcctttgcccactttttgatggggttgtttttttcttgtaaatttgtttaagttctttgtagattctggacattagccctttgtcggatgGAAAGATTGAAAAAAtgttctccaattctgtaggttgtctgttcactctgatgatagtttattttgctgtgcagaagctctttagtttaattagaccccatttgtaaactttggctttgttgccattgcttctggtgttttagacatgaagtctttgtccatgcctatgtcctgaatggtattgcctaggttttcttctaggatttttatggtttcaggtcttacatttaagcctttaatccatcttgagttaatttttgtataaagtgtaaggaaggggtccagtttcaattttttctgcatatggctagccagttttcccaacaccatgtattaaatagggaatcctttccccattgcttgtttgtgtcagatttgtcaaagatctgatggttgtaaacatgtagcattatttctgaggcctctgttctattccattggtttatatatctattttggtaacagtaccatgctgttttgtttattgtatccttgtagtataatttgaagtcaggtagtgtgatgcctccagggtCATGGAAATAAAGGAGAGTGAATGTAAATAAATGGGAGAGGGTCTTAGGGAATTAACTCAAAGAATATAACTCAGTCTTCTACACTGGATGTCAAAACAACTCTATTATATTGCCTTCAAAAAAAACAATACTTTTTTCAAGGGAAGAATTTTTAATCATTGACTCATTCACTCTCCTTTATTTCCATGGtccagttttatttctcttgtctacaTTGGCAATCATTGTATTGAATTTGATGTGTATCCTTTTCTCTGTATGAGTATTACTACATGCTTCTTATTGTTTGTggacatttgttttcaatttacatttccattgtCAATACTTAATGTTTCACTCAGCCCTGTTTTTAAGATGCttctatatatgtataatctGTTCTTCCCTTGTAAATGAATATATTAgctatattttgtgttttgtaatttttagaaaagtatgttgatttttaatatttgtaccCACCTTCTGGTctgtgttttgtttaatttatacaccagcattacattttctttcaagtGACTGTAAATAgtatcatgtttttaattttgatttccaCATGTTCAATGTTAGTATATAGAAGTGTGAtggattttttaactttattttaaataaattttattgtgtatattttaggTTTACaacatataatggaatacatAGAGAAAGTAAAATGGCTACTATGGTGAAGCAGATTAGCAAATCTCTCTTCtcagttctctctcttttttttttttttttttttaagacggagtctcgctctgtcacccaggctggagtgcagtggcacgatctcagctcactgcaacctctgcctcctgggttcacgccattctcctgcctcagtctcccaagtagctgggactacaggcgcccgccaccacgcccagctaattatttttttgtatgttcagtagagacggggtttcactgtgtttgccaggatggtcttgatctcctgaccttgtgatccacctgcctcggcctcccaaagtgctgggattacaggtcttcTCAGTTTTTTAAGTGTGTGACAATAGCagttaaaatctatttatttaacaaaaattcatGAGACAATTTCCTTAACTTTAGTCCCCCTGTACATCAGATTTCTATACTTGCTCATCCTACATGTCTgctattttgtatcctttggcCTACATCTCCCTATTTCCCCTCACACCCCCAATGTTTCATTCTCTACCTCTGTCTGTTTGAGCCCCTTATCTATATAGTTCACATATGAAATCatcaaatctttttctttctgtcggTATTATTTAACTTAGCGCAacgtcctccagattcatccatgttgtggcaaatgccaaaatctccttttttaaggctgaataatatttagtgctgtataactatatatagctacacacacataccacatttttaaatctgttcatccattgatgggcatttaagttgtttctatattggttattttgaataatgctacaataaacatgagagtgcagatatctttatgaGGCTGTGATTTCATCTCCTCTG
This portion of the Macaca thibetana thibetana isolate TM-01 chromosome X, ASM2454274v1, whole genome shotgun sequence genome encodes:
- the LOC126946878 gene encoding sperm protein associated with the nucleus on the X chromosome N1-like; translated protein: MPLGSFNVAVEVCTLQEPAIDILQPTTIMEQPTSSTNGEKRKSPCESNNNKNDEMQETPNRDLAPKQSLKKTKTSEYPTLLMFPYKKFKKISSSQVENYQSPGNTIYPIQEEEEEDLDSFEGSSQEGGED